In the Drosophila willistoni isolate 14030-0811.24 chromosome 3R, UCI_dwil_1.1, whole genome shotgun sequence genome, CTTCCATAGGCCATAAGTGAATGACGCCTTTCCGCAGGTTACATTCTTATGCAAATCAATGGATCAAACAATAGAGAATAGATGTAAAGGAGTAGCAGCAGCCGCCGTATGATCAGTTGATCGCTCTACATTTTGTTACGCATCATCAAATGTCTTGGATTGTTAGTAGCTTATTGTTTGGCCGACTTTATGAAGCGCCAATTTATGACTCTTTGGTTCggaaagagaagagaaaagtTTAAGTTGTTAGCTACCATTAAAGTAGCcaaaacattttaaacaaCATCGGgtgaaatgttaatttttggTACAGCTCAATTTGTTTTCACTTTTCGGACAGAGAACATCAGCtataacaacagcagcagcaacagcagcgacATAATTGCAACAACTTAAGAAATCACAACAAATAAACTCAAACTGAAGATTCAAGGCATTCAAATTGATTACATACAACCAGGATGGGTCCTGTCTGGTGTCTACAGTCAGCAGTCTGAGTCTGGGGTCTTCCGATAAACATGACTTGGCGTTAaagtcgctgctgctgccgcttgtttttattgtttagcTCGTTATCAAGTCAAAATAATCAGGAGGCGCAACAGCACTAACAATTGTCATTGTTAAGGGCGAGGCGATGCGAAGCCATGTGTTGCGCGAGGCATACAGGAGCCAAGTtcaatatacacacacacacacacacacacacacacccagagAAATTGTGCCCCATCATTGCCATTGGGGGGCTATAAAAATGAAGCTCCTCATCATCACccaacagaagcagcagcagcagcagcagccgcccCAAACAATGCAACATGATTCGCGAATTATAAACACAAGTCTTGAGAAGAGTAGATCGGTATAAGCATCTATAACTATAAAATAGCTGACTGGCAAATACTCtaactaaaattttttaaatctcaaaaaaaaaaggcatatATTCTTGCTGAAATAGTACGAAAAAAAGATATTAGCCATAAATTTAACGAATTATGCGCAGTCAAAGAAAATCTTTAGTTGTTTGATCTTTTATACTCTTACAGGCTGAAAGCATGACCATGATTTTCGTATATTTCTAGAGCAATATAATCGCAAAAGATGTTTGCAAAATtaagcagcagtagcagcagcaactgttGCTGATGTCGGGTGACTGCAACGACAGTAATTGTGGCAAGTGATGATGCCCCTGCTCGGCCCCTTGTATGCCTTGTGCCCTCTTCTGTGTGGTGGTAAACAAACAGCTCTTCTAGACATACAGAAGCCAAAACGTGTCGTCCTTTGAGTCACTTCACTTGAGCGACTTCTTCAGCCAGAGTCTTTTTCCTCTTAGCTCTTAACTTTTGGCTTGTTGTtgtcatcttttttttttttttgctctctctGCACGTGGTGCTGGTGGTTCTTCCGCCGTCttcgtttttaattaaacaatgtataaaaaaaaagaaagaaagaaagaaaaaaacgtaGCCTCCTGTCGTTTGTCGGTGTGAAGTGCAGGAGCAACACTAGCAACAACATTCccttttcttcttattttcgAGCTTCTTCAAGCTTGTGTGAGTTATGAGTTGCGCAATCACGACTTCTTGTCTTTGCTTCTtacttttcttgttttatttttttattttcggtcccttttttttttaattcggGGGCAGTGAGGCTTGATTAAGTTTTAGaacaaatgaattaaaaacGTGCGCCAGGATCATGTCTCTCTGACCATTTTTCTGAGGTGTGAAATAATTTGTGATTCATCTCTGTGTGTGTACCTGccaaaccaaaattaaaatccaaagaaaaaataaacgacagctgttatatatatacatatatatatatatgttaccTCTTATTTTCGGATCTTGAGAAGTTTTATGACCATTGAAAATTCCAAAGGGACAGCTGccgtttgctgctgcttggaAACTtctgaatttttatttttttgtagttacatacatatgtacataaaaatGAGAAGATGCGACATCACTCATAAAGCctcacaaaaattaaaaaaaaaaaaaaacggatcTCTTCTTAAAgataacatatttattttgtaattcatttaaatgaaCAAATCAGAGAGTGGCACTTGAACCAAGGAAGATTGTTGTGATGTGATTAtgtcaaaattattaaaacagTCTCAAGTCAGTCGAGTTCGTCGAGTGAGTCTACATGGCATTTCACAATTCATCTGCCTTGGATTTTGATCGACACTGATCTGAGATAAGGCCAAGTTAAATAAccgaaaaatacatacaaaaaaaatatatatatgaaaatatacataaaatcCCAAGCCAGACAAGTGCATTTGCATCAATAGAGTGGCAAAGAAGAGAGAGGGGGTGGGGGGAGGGAGAATCGTGTGAAATAGCTTTCCCAAACTGCTTAAGAAATAGGTGCTCAATgaatttgttgaaaaaatatgaaaatatttgaaaagaCTTTAGAGAAAAGTTTCAAAGAGTAAGAAAGACATTTAAAGCAGAGGGACACCACCTTTATGCTTTGACAAGGCTGACAACAATACCATTAGGAATTAGACAAAAGGCAGCAGCACCACAACGACAATTGACAACAACAGACTTAGCAGACTTTGATGATCATCATCGCTAGCATCATCAATGTGTCTTGTTAGGCTGGTGTGAACCTTTAGGCCTTGCCATTCTCAAACTGAATCACTGGCTAGATAGCTGGCTAGCTAAGCTGATGACAAAAAACAGTCTACCgaatgaaagaaaacaaattctCTTTAGGTGTGTTGCTCTTGGCAACACACACAAAGCTCTCTTAGATTATTAGATCGGTGGTTGTGAGCATTTCCTAGAACGTAGCCAACACGATGACCACGTTTCCCCAACGCATCCGGCCGATGGCATGAACTTTACACGTCTTGCCACATGTAATATGCAAACTAGACGAGTTGAGTCGAGTTGCGAGGCGATGACTGTACACAGATAAGCAACAGCAGGCAGAACGTGTACAAATTGCAGACACTGTAAGGGGATTTATGACGACGATGCTGCGAAATGCAAAATCCTTCTTTCTTTGGAGGGGTACACAGGTAACTTAACAGGTAGCCCACAATGGATACCTAGGTGAAAAGTGTCACAGCtgtcattttggaaatggattaaataaaactaagaTTGAAATTTAAGCAAAACCATTAAACACCTACCTGTATACATATTTCTACCTGTTCTgacttaaaaatttttgcatataaaCCGTAGGATTTTCATCATTGGCATACATTCATCTCGCAATCTTTCAAGTGTTAACATCTCAACCGGATAAACTAGAAGTTTAGcatcaaattcaaaatgtTGCAAAATACTGCCTTCTATAAGCACGCTCTCGAGGCCCAGCACAAAGTGTTGCCGACCAGTGAACCAAACTATATAGACAATTTGCACGTGATATTTTTCGAGCAGATCTTTGAAAGAATTGACTATCTGAGCGATCAGGTGCGCATGGCACGAGCCTATCCCCAGTTTCTGCCTCAGATACTGAAAATCTGGGAGAAACGTCTGCATTATCGCATCGTAGGACCAAACACCGCCTTTCTGGGTCTTCTGGATATTGAGGACTATGTCTTCTTCATGGATCACATGGTGGATCGCTTTACGGAATTGCATGTCCACGACGATGGCATTGGATCATTTGCCGAGTTCTATGACTACATCACACATCTGTGTGACATCAATATTACACGACTTCCGAAGGTGGACACTTGCATATTGGCTGGCAATCCGGATACAATGGTGGACGAAGATGTCCGTGACTTGACCGTGATGTTGCCGAATCTTAAGAGACTTACCACTTGCATGAATCTATCTGGTGCCTATATGCGTGGCTTTAGGAAGCTTGAAGAGTTGGTCTTCAAGTCGATGTATCATTCGCTGCCCCTGGATAGCCGTTGGATTCAGGACATTTGCCTGGGAATGTCTCAGTTAAAGGTTCTCGACATTACCGACTCCTTTGATAGTGGTGTGCGTCTTCATGACATCAAATTGCCGCAACTAGAAGTCCTGCGCATCAATCTAAGCAGCGTGGAAACCATTGTATCACAGGTGCTCCAGTTGCCAAAGCTACGCAAATTGGCTATAAGATTTGATGACTCACGACAACTTCATGCCGATCAAGAGACCATCTTCCAGCAGATCGTTGTGGCCAAAAGTGAATCCATCACTCGAATTGCTCTCAACAACGAGGTAGTCCAATTGCCATCGCGCTGGCAACAATCCTTGCTCTTGGAGTTGCCGAAATTGCGAGCCCTCATTTGCGAAAATTGGTATCACAATGATTTCTTCCTGGATCGTCAGCATATACCATGCGCCCAAATGGAGATACTTAGTTTCAGCGGCTGGGAAATTGTTCGGGAATATCAATTGCTTGAATTAGTGGCCGAATGCTCACAGCTCCAGCAATTGGCATTGAATTCGTATCACAGCAGTATGGATAAGTTAAATAAACTGGTCAGCATTCGGAGGCAAGAGAAGAATCCAAAGCCCTTGCAAGTTTTCAGTGACACGATGTGGACGCATCTCACACCACAGGAATATCAATTCTGGCGCAACAACAAGTACGTCCAAGTTACCTGCGATGGCACCGACTATGACTATCAAGAGGATGGCTTTGAGTTTGACTTTGAATAGCTAAAGAATTTAAAGAAGAAAACGAAGGAGAGAATTGTATATACACCTAAGCAATTTGTATTTTCTAACGTAATtgttgtaaatatttaaaaataaatatcaagCACTTTCAAAATCATCCAAGTAAATGCAGTCTTTTCTTGCTTTTCACAACCGTTTCCCATTTTTCCttgttattatttatatacattgcAGCGCTTTAGGGTCTCTggcaaaatggaaaaatcaACACACTTTATGGCCCAGCCAGGTAACCGAGAATCAGTAATGGAGTTGGTTACCCTCTTCAcgtacgcacacacacacacacaagtgcCATGACCTCCACTCACTTGGCCAGTTAATTTTGGCTAGGCATaaattatttgatttgattgaGTCGGAAAATGAGTTCGCAAATGGCCCAAAGCGTTTGAATGCCAACTTTGAAAACTAACGTTGCTGCCAGGGTTGGAATTGGTCAAGAGTTGCAAAATTTCTAAGCAATATTCATTCACTCGAATAAGAGAAATACATTTTAACAATGTTTTTGTTGGAGATAATGTCTCGAGGAGTCTATAGGTTGTTTAGTACCCATCCCTGGTTGGACATGCACATGCATCTGGCTAGTTATATGCAAAGAAAATTAAGCAATTTTGAATAATGTTGAGCCACAAAATGGTTTACataagattttgttttttttttcactaaAAGAAAACCGAATTTTTATGGCTTTCGTTTTCCATTAAACGTAAGTAGGGGAGAACTGGTGGAAAGCCAGTCACCAGCCAACTTGCCTTGTCTCCTGATTTAAGTTATTGGCCGGCACGGGTGACAAGTCAACACAAAGTCAACGTTCCAATATTTTGGGTGGACTAATTTGTATGCCTCGATTAATacagacagagaaagagagagagattaaAATGCAAACGAAGTCAGTCGAAAGGCAAGCGGAATGCGTCCGATGACAGTTTGaagtattgaaaatttaaaaataatggaCTCTTAATTTATAGCCATCAGAGATCGATAGGTTGCCATTTACCCCCATACCACCAAATGCTATGCCAGATCtagatctctctctctccatctagATCTAAAATAGATCAAAATCGGGGCATATTTATTGCTTTTTCATTAATCGACTAATTGCAGGTTGTAAAACAGCAGAGAGAAgagagaaaagagagagagcctATGAGAGCCCAAAACTAATGTGGCCCAATTAAAGGGACCAGCCTATAACTGTGCATTTTGCCTAATTTctcaattaattttatttaacctGAAACTCGCTCGACGATAATTCGTCATGGTAAATGTGTAACGAAATGTGAACCAATTCGTTCAGAGCCATAACTATATGGATTTGCGGAGCGGCAAGCTACAAACtacaaaatcaaatcaaattaaatgaaatcgAATGCTCTGAGATGATGATTTTAgcataattaaattaaacataaaaGGTTCAAAGGTTGCGTTAAGTTAAGTGGAAACGgaatggtaaaaaaaaaaacactcttttaaaaactttagtCCATAAATAGTGCGATAAGATGTTGCGGCTCGTTTGAAATGGTTTTTTTCACGGATTTATTGAGACGATCTTCTACTTTTCTCGATGATGAGCTGGGAACACAGTTTCAAgaaagcagcagcaagaaAATTGTGATTGATTTCGACTACCTCAAAAATTTTGATCAAGTTCTTcgcctaagtcttttgttctctctgctaGTGCCCCGTCTAATGTCTTCATTAGCAGCCACGCGGCCGATAAGTTGGTAAGCTCTTTTTAATAACCACCGTCAACTATTTATACCTTTAATTAATAGAGTGTAGAgcaatttaaatgcaaatctGGGCTGCTTCTGAGTGCTTTGGATCGTTAACAGGAAGGGggtaaaagaaaagaaattcaatttaaagcAATCTCTTTAAAGTTTTTAGTTTGATTTTGCTGCAGTCGCCGCCTTTGTTCAAATGTAGTTATTAAATTTGACAGTTTTTCAGTTTGAGAGGCTTTTGAAGTTTTGTCGGCGTGCAGCAGGAAGAGAAACAACAAGGCAAACGTATTTCAATTAGCATTTTGATGGGTCTACGAACAAATGAGGCACCCATCGTATCAGCAACACTAACAATTTGATAGGCCCATTGATAGCACTTCATAAAGCAGCAGCATCTACCGTTCGATTGGTTCGATTAAATCATTATTGGACTTTTGAAATGTCACGCGATTTTCGAAAGAGGAAATAAACTGGACTCCAACTGAGTCGAGCTTTGACAGTATTTGCgaataattaaatgtttattccAACGAGAGTCGAGAAAATTAATAGACCAATTGATAGACCATTTATCAGTGAGAAATTATGGCCAAGTAATCAAGGATGCAGCTTGTCCAAAAGTGTTTGATGACCATAAAGCTAATGAAAAGTCCAAAACTAGACATCgttttggttttcgttttttttttttttttttcatttttgcattACACAAAAAAGTATTAAGTTACCTTAACGATTTGTCAACGTTTAGTTAAGGTAACCGATGGAGACGATAGAAGTAAGGTATGGACTGAAGAGGGATTGTTGTTGACACATGCAACGATCCAAGGCAAATCAACGCAGCAGACCACCTGCAAAGCTTTTCATGAAATGGAGTGTtgaaatcaacaacaacaacaacaacagtaacaagATGACTTGACAACAAGACAAACCTTTGATTAAAGCAACTTGTATTCAATTCAATCTAAAACGTCCAACAAATCACTAAtcttcaaagaaaaaaattaaaaatctatGCACAAATGCGTTCGTTTTGAGAGGGAGGTTTTATAAAGTGGGCTTATCAAGATGATTTTAAGTAAAGATGGCCATACTTTAAGAGCAGCTCTcgcttacacacacacacttagatgcatacatacaatacaatatatattgtatttgAAATCTGAGCCAAGTCTTCTCATGGTGCCACATTTTATAGCTGGAAGGCACGTGTATGCAATTTTCATTCATACATTATTCATTCATAATGTACTCTTTTTTCATGGACAgagatgataatgatgatgctgatgatgatgatggtggaAAAGCAAAGAGAAGAGCCATATGTGAACTGTCTGTCTGTGGTTTAGCATTTTAACTTACCTTTTGCtttactcaaaaaataattgccaaTTTCAAGTCAATTGGCTATTTACCCTGCTTATGGTTAATAGAGAAATCGCTAGCAAAGAATGGGGAGAATAGGAAAACGGGGACCTTATGGCACTATaggatgttgatgttgatgttgatgggTCTCTAAATGGTTAGGAAATTCATTTGCATAGCCCAACAATTGGTATAATAGAGAAAATTTCACCAGcaattacatatacatacatacagaaaACTAGTTGACGACTTGTTGTTGAGGTGGTAactcaatttatttatttaaattttacatataggCAACAAGCGCCAGGACAGACCTTTGGAGCCTTATGATTTATATTATACAACGAGCTGTTCGTTTCTGCACctctgaaattttttcgttcctttttttttttttggtggggCGTTGcattaattgaaattgcaaaTGTTCCTGCTTGATAATTGATAGACCTTTTATGCCAAGTTTTTGAGAAACATATACCTTTTGTGGCTTttggtatttttattttttttgggctaGGCCATAGTTATAGTGTGACTTTTATTAATTATAGAATTATATAGTATACACAGATCTTTTAAGATATGCCGAGATATATATTGCATTGTATTGTGTTGTATTGTAACCTCAGCCGCTTCATCTTGTGTGGCGTGCCATcaaaaaaccataaaacaaaataaaaactcatTTTCGGgtaaaatttgcataaaatcaATGGAACACTGCATACCAAAACAGATCTTGGTGGGTCATGTTATCATAAATCTTGAAAACTAGCCAAATAAAAGTGTCACTAGATAGCGACAGCATAAAAatatgatcatgatgatgatgacaatgatTATGAAAATGTGATAAACAAACTGCTGGCAGTCAATTGAAATGTTTAATGATTGGAAAGAGTAGAAAATATCTACTAAAGAAAGGAGCCGTACATCTGACCCTTTTCTACCCAACCAGCATAAAGTTGAAAATGACTTAAAAGTCACTACAAAAGGTGTGGCTCGGTGTGGAGTTGCCTGCAAACGACAGTGCAATTCGCTTAAATCTGACCGAAAAAGAGTTTTTGGGATAGGCTTAAGGTGGATctaaatgaaaagcaaaagaaaaaggtAAAGCAAAAAGTAGTGTTTCCTCTAGTTGCTGTCTGGACCAACATggacaacaataacaacaacattttaCAGTCGATGTCGCTAATGAATGGTacgcgtttttttttcttaaattgtCTGtccaaatgaatgaataactGAATTGAGTAAGTGAAtgaatgagtgagtgagtgacaGCGAAATGGCAGCTTCTTCTTTTAATGAGCAAGTGACGATGTCTTCGTCATCATCTACTTGAAGTACAAAATCCCCATCTTATACCACTTGACGATAAAACAACTTCTAGTCAAAagatatttttggttttccaATGATGGTTGGAGAGAACGACGCTCATTAATTCAATGAATTGGCATTTAAACGGAAGCAAAAGTCAGTTAGTTCCAGACATTctcctacatacatacatagatgtgTATATTAATGAGTTGAAAACATGGTCAAAGAAGGTCCTTTTGGCTTTTAAAAATAACCCTAACAATCTTTGATCCACCATCtattacatttttaaatttgtataatgTTATTAATGTTGGACATTCAGGTTGTTCTAGTTCATTATGAATGAAAAATTACAAACTATATGCACAGACAAGGAAGGAACATGAAAGTGTCAAATTGGTGTTAGATCTGGGGGCGTCAAGTATAATTAATGTACAATTATTGGAAGTCAGCAGACATTTTGCTTTGTGTACAGCACTTGAACTAATTTACAAGTTTCCATATTTAAGCATTTTGTTGTTCTGCCTGCAAATGCGAATGAATGAACCAATGGATTAGACAGGAGTATAAAGGGGGGACTGAGTATGTATATGAATATGATTAAAAACCAATTGGTTTTTGTGAATGTGTGTtctctgtgtgcgtgtgtgtgtgtctgtgtgtgtgtgaaagaaGTCAGGCATTGTGGGCGTTGTCTCTCAGTTACTCTCTAGCGGTTTATTCATTCACAAGATCCACACCCACATAAGATGTCATTTAAAATAAAGCAAGTGTGTGAGAATGAGAGAGATAGacggagaaagagagagttaaAGAGAGTCGCTCTCTCGCAAGGTACAGCtgcaacaatttttgcaaTTCAATTTTGCAGTGAAAATTTATCAATGAAACCTCCCACACTCGTATGTAACGACGTCGACGTCGGCGGCAACGATGACGACCCTGCGTGCCAAAAGCTCCTTGCGTTGCGTTAAAGCTTTATGCAAACTTTAGTTGGTGTTATTTTTAGCTGGTCGAAGCTTTGCACAAAAGCTCAAAGGACTGCATATCCAACTTGTCGATGTTATTTAAAATACTTCAATTAAAGAGGATTTACATAGTAATTTGATTGTTAATACAATAACAAGTgatgcaaatttaaaatactttAATAACAGGGCAGCACAGGCTAGAGGGTTAAGATCAGTATGTGTttcgatgtatgtatgtatggtatGAGTGTGGGCTGAGAAGCTCTCCCTCtccctatctctctctccttaaaatagaaaaacccacacacacacagacacatataCAGAGACAAAATGTAAAGGTGTTTGTGACTGACAATAAGATAGAAGCTTACTTGCGGGGGTTGGGTGCCCATTCCCCCGATTTGTTCTCTCTTACCATCTAACACACATGCGTGTGACAGGGACAGCTGTCTGAACTGCATGTACAGTTGCCCAcacaaacaacagcaacttGGGCGACAGATCTCTAAGTAAGGCGATGATCAGCCCACGATATGCCGacgctaaaaaaaaaaaaaaagagaagaaaaaatccaaaccaaccaaaaccaaaactaaaCCAAAAGCGCTGAAAGTCCAAAGCTAAAACAACAGTTTTTTATGCCTCCGACACTCGGACGAGTCGAATGGCAAAACGCAACCGGAAGGAAATTATCGTCTAATAGAATTAACGCGCCCCGATCATGAGATCGTTAAATGGAATTAAGTCGACGAACGCTTAGGCAAACAACGAATGTTCCCTACCCCACTCCATTGAAGACATACATATCTTAGCCGGCCCATCAAATTGCGTGTTTCAAATCAAAATTGCATAATCTTTAAAGGATAGCAATAGACCCCAAAAATAAAGATCTGTGTAATATTTCCATCTCACTCTATTAAAGCCGCTCTGTGTCGTCGCGTAATCGCagtagctgctgctgcactcTGCCGCTTCCTTTGACTAAGCTAAGCAAAGCTA is a window encoding:
- the LOC6647553 gene encoding uncharacterized protein LOC6647553, whose translation is MLQNTAFYKHALEAQHKVLPTSEPNYIDNLHVIFFEQIFERIDYLSDQVRMARAYPQFLPQILKIWEKRLHYRIVGPNTAFLGLLDIEDYVFFMDHMVDRFTELHVHDDGIGSFAEFYDYITHLCDINITRLPKVDTCILAGNPDTMVDEDVRDLTVMLPNLKRLTTCMNLSGAYMRGFRKLEELVFKSMYHSLPLDSRWIQDICLGMSQLKVLDITDSFDSGVRLHDIKLPQLEVLRINLSSVETIVSQVLQLPKLRKLAIRFDDSRQLHADQETIFQQIVVAKSESITRIALNNEVVQLPSRWQQSLLLELPKLRALICENWYHNDFFLDRQHIPCAQMEILSFSGWEIVREYQLLELVAECSQLQQLALNSYHSSMDKLNKLVSIRRQEKNPKPLQVFSDTMWTHLTPQEYQFWRNNKYVQVTCDGTDYDYQEDGFEFDFE